A single Flavobacterium sp. 1 DNA region contains:
- a CDS encoding DUF5522 domain-containing protein encodes MAEQSNENKLIEGEDFYYTPEGYKCFTEKYHLKRGHCCKSGCRHCPYGFDKKTGLLKK; translated from the coding sequence ATGGCAGAACAAAGTAATGAAAATAAATTAATAGAGGGCGAAGATTTTTATTATACTCCCGAAGGATACAAATGCTTTACCGAAAAATACCATTTGAAAAGAGGTCATTGCTGCAAAAGCGGTTGCCGCCATTGTCCTTATGGTTTTGATAAGAAAACAGGACTTTTGAAAAAGTAA
- a CDS encoding 1-aminocyclopropane-1-carboxylate deaminase/D-cysteine desulfhydrase has protein sequence MNQKITYQLPNGVTLEIKREDLLHSYISGNKFRKMKYNLLQAKAENQETLLTFGGAYSNHISAVAYAGKEQGFKTIGVIRGDELGDKIAENPTLSFAQECGMHFEFVTREAYRFKTEPDFIANLKDKFGSFYLVPEGGTNKYAIKGCEEILTEEDAKFDYVCCAVGTGGTISGIINSALPHQKVLGFPALKGDFLKDEIRKFAASKNWELITDYHFGGYGKVDEDLIQFINQFYKQTQVPLDPVYTGKMVFGVIDLIQKNYFPNNAKILLIHTGGLQGIQGMNALLKNKNKTLIDV, from the coding sequence TTGAACCAGAAAATAACATACCAACTGCCTAATGGAGTTACACTCGAAATAAAGCGGGAAGATTTGCTTCACTCCTATATATCAGGAAATAAATTCAGGAAAATGAAGTACAATCTGCTTCAGGCAAAGGCAGAGAATCAAGAAACTCTTCTCACTTTTGGCGGAGCTTATTCCAACCATATTTCGGCAGTTGCTTATGCGGGCAAAGAGCAGGGATTCAAAACCATTGGAGTAATCCGTGGTGACGAGTTGGGTGATAAAATTGCCGAAAACCCAACTTTGAGTTTTGCACAGGAATGCGGCATGCACTTCGAGTTTGTGACTAGAGAAGCTTATCGATTCAAAACGGAGCCTGATTTTATCGCAAATCTAAAAGATAAATTTGGTTCGTTTTATTTAGTGCCTGAGGGAGGAACAAATAAATATGCAATAAAAGGATGCGAAGAAATTTTGACTGAAGAAGATGCAAAGTTTGATTACGTATGTTGTGCTGTAGGAACAGGAGGAACCATTTCTGGAATTATTAACAGTGCGTTGCCACATCAAAAAGTTTTGGGATTTCCTGCTTTAAAAGGAGACTTTTTAAAAGATGAAATTCGTAAATTTGCGGCTAGCAAAAATTGGGAATTAATAACAGACTATCATTTTGGAGGCTACGGAAAGGTAGATGAAGATCTGATTCAGTTTATAAATCAGTTTTACAAACAAACACAAGTGCCATTAGACCCAGTTTATACTGGAAAGATGGTTTTTGGCGTTATAGATTTAATTCAGAAAAACTATTTTCCCAATAATGCCAAAATTCTATTGATTCACACCGGAGGATTACAGGGAATTCAGGGAATGAATGCGCTTTTGAAAAATAAAAACAAAACATTGATTGATGTCTAA
- the hemL gene encoding glutamate-1-semialdehyde 2,1-aminomutase, producing MIYQRSSQLFAEAEKVIPGGVNSPVRAFKAVGGTPIFVKSAKGAYLYDEDGNRLIDYINSWGPMILGHAYEPVVEAVIEKAKLGTSFGMPTELETQIAAFAVSMVPNIDKIRFVNSGTEACMSAVRLARGFTKRDKIIKFAGCYHGHSDSFLIQAGSGAVTFGTPNSPGVTAGTAKDTLLAKYNDLENVKTLIEANKNEIAAIIVEPVAGNMGCIPPVKGFLEGLRELCTANGILLIFDEVMTGFRLARGGVQELFNINADIVCFGKVIGGGLPVGAFAARAEIMNYLAPLGPVYQAGTLSGNPLAMAAGLAMLQALDSDREIFKRLEEKTAYLGAGIERVLKANNVVFTINRIGSMISVHFDANPVTDFQSAGAGDNETFKKFFHGLVAEGVYIAPSAYETWFITDALTYEDLDFTIQAIDKVSKAF from the coding sequence ATGATATACCAAAGAAGCAGTCAGCTTTTTGCTGAAGCAGAAAAAGTGATTCCAGGAGGAGTAAATTCGCCGGTAAGGGCTTTTAAAGCTGTGGGAGGAACGCCAATATTTGTAAAAAGTGCAAAAGGAGCGTATTTGTATGACGAGGACGGAAACCGATTAATCGATTATATTAATTCATGGGGACCAATGATTTTAGGTCATGCCTATGAACCTGTGGTGGAAGCCGTAATTGAAAAAGCGAAGTTGGGAACATCTTTTGGGATGCCAACCGAATTGGAAACCCAAATCGCAGCATTTGCCGTTTCTATGGTTCCGAATATTGATAAAATACGTTTTGTGAATTCGGGAACAGAGGCGTGTATGAGTGCGGTGCGTTTGGCTCGCGGATTCACCAAAAGAGATAAAATCATCAAGTTCGCTGGTTGCTATCACGGTCATTCTGATTCATTTTTGATTCAGGCGGGAAGCGGGGCAGTTACTTTTGGAACACCAAACAGTCCTGGTGTAACAGCTGGAACAGCCAAAGATACGTTGCTTGCCAAATACAATGATTTGGAAAACGTAAAAACTTTGATTGAAGCCAATAAAAATGAAATAGCGGCTATAATTGTTGAGCCTGTTGCTGGAAATATGGGATGTATTCCACCGGTAAAAGGATTTTTGGAAGGTCTGCGCGAGTTGTGTACCGCAAACGGAATTCTGCTGATTTTTGATGAAGTAATGACTGGTTTCAGATTGGCCAGAGGCGGTGTGCAGGAACTGTTTAATATCAATGCGGATATCGTTTGTTTCGGAAAAGTAATCGGAGGCGGATTGCCTGTTGGGGCTTTTGCTGCACGCGCCGAAATTATGAATTACCTAGCTCCATTGGGGCCAGTTTATCAAGCGGGAACTTTGTCCGGGAATCCGTTGGCTATGGCGGCGGGATTGGCGATGCTGCAGGCATTAGACAGCGACCGTGAAATTTTCAAAAGACTGGAAGAGAAAACAGCTTATTTAGGCGCAGGAATCGAAAGAGTCTTGAAAGCAAACAATGTCGTTTTTACAATCAATAGAATTGGTTCAATGATTTCAGTTCATTTTGATGCCAATCCTGTAACCGATTTTCAATCTGCTGGAGCGGGAGACAATGAAACCTTCAAGAAATTCTTCCACGGACTGGTAGCCGAAGGAGTTTATATCGCGCCATCAGCTTATGAAACTTGGTTTATAACTGATGCATTGACTTATGAAGACTTGGATTTTACAATTCAAGCGATTGATAAAGTTTCAAAAGCATTTTAA
- a CDS encoding DUF4136 domain-containing protein, producing the protein MKTIKFLPLLLLFIVASCDSVQVYSDYDKSADFKQYKTFAFLKSGIDKVEISDLDKKRILNAIDQQLQAKGFTKSENPDLLVNIFTKSRKEVSVNQFNAGWGYGWGYGWNPYMYGGHTTVSSTTEGTLYIDLIDAKKKELIWQGEGIGTLSKEMDRKDEIVTNIVTKILAQYPPDLSKKK; encoded by the coding sequence ATGAAAACTATTAAATTCTTACCCCTATTATTACTTTTCATAGTTGCCTCTTGTGACTCCGTACAAGTATATTCTGATTATGATAAATCAGCCGATTTTAAACAATATAAAACTTTCGCCTTTTTGAAATCAGGCATTGATAAAGTAGAGATTTCTGATTTGGATAAAAAAAGAATTCTGAACGCTATTGATCAGCAATTGCAAGCCAAAGGATTTACCAAAAGTGAAAACCCTGATTTATTAGTTAATATTTTTACTAAATCCCGCAAAGAAGTCAGTGTAAACCAATTCAATGCTGGTTGGGGTTATGGATGGGGCTATGGCTGGAATCCTTATATGTATGGAGGGCACACAACTGTTAGCTCTACTACTGAAGGCACTTTGTACATTGATCTTATCGATGCCAAAAAGAAAGAGCTCATTTGGCAAGGTGAAGGTATCGGAACTCTTAGCAAAGAAATGGATAGAAAAGACGAAATCGTTACTAATATAGTGACTAAAATTTTAGCACAATACCCTCCAGATCTTTCTAAAAAGAAATAG
- a CDS encoding group III truncated hemoglobin yields MTDKNISNIEDIKLLVNTFYATVQKDDLIGAIFNEKIGDRWPEHLEKMYRFWQTILLEEHTYSGSPFPPHRQLPVEKKHFNRWMEIFTETVDSLFKGPLAEEAKLRGQNMAEMFNYKIEYFRHEGKHPLL; encoded by the coding sequence ATGACAGACAAAAACATATCAAACATAGAAGACATTAAATTATTAGTCAATACCTTTTACGCAACAGTACAGAAAGACGATTTGATTGGTGCCATTTTCAACGAAAAAATAGGTGACCGCTGGCCAGAACATTTAGAGAAAATGTACCGCTTTTGGCAAACAATTTTGCTTGAAGAACACACGTATTCCGGAAGTCCTTTTCCGCCTCACAGACAGCTTCCTGTCGAGAAAAAACACTTTAACCGCTGGATGGAAATTTTTACCGAAACAGTGGACAGTTTATTTAAAGGACCACTTGCCGAAGAAGCCAAACTAAGAGGCCAAAACATGGCCGAAATGTTCAATTACAAAATTGAGTATTTCAGACATGAAGGGAAACATCCGCTTTTGTAA
- a CDS encoding three component ABC system middle component: protein MKSKELEQLIFNPFHTSKILHHFLTGVDANNKNGIKTELIGIVLPIIYNDVLVNNSLSTLNVKSNFKSLISTYEFKVFATQINDEIKNFKSLTNNSLIILANTNDIIISDFIKVKNTIDYHHEKDISLKKIYKASYNLGSIMAKENYLSIFLKLKITEL from the coding sequence ATGAAATCAAAAGAATTAGAACAATTGATTTTTAATCCGTTTCATACAAGTAAAATTCTTCATCATTTTCTAACAGGTGTAGATGCAAATAATAAAAATGGAATTAAAACTGAACTTATTGGTATTGTTTTACCTATAATATATAACGATGTATTAGTAAATAATTCATTATCAACATTAAATGTAAAATCAAATTTTAAATCGTTAATATCAACATATGAATTTAAAGTATTCGCAACTCAAATAAACGATGAGATTAAAAATTTCAAAAGTTTAACCAATAATTCCTTGATTATTTTAGCCAATACAAACGATATCATTATAAGTGATTTTATAAAAGTAAAAAACACAATTGATTATCATCATGAAAAAGATATTAGCTTAAAGAAAATATATAAAGCTTCCTATAATTTGGGTAGTATTATGGCAAAAGAAAATTATTTATCAATATTCCTAAAATTAAAAATAACTGAATTATGA
- the glp gene encoding gephyrin-like molybdotransferase Glp, which yields MISVQEAFSILQANLPVLPQTEYSLFQARKHILAQSLTSPINMPPFRQSAMDGYALCLHDALQYEIIGEVKAGDSHRVELLPGQAVKIFTGAAVPDSAQAMIQIEKVTANGRQLLVDELVLPETNIRPIGEQISTGDLALEKGKVLNAAAIGFLAGLGFTKVSVYQKPKVGIVVTGNELSKPGTSLEYGKVYESNGIMLQSALMDAHYDTVALYEVNDDFENTRNKLQEALTANDVVLVSGGISVGDYDFVARALKELEVETLFYKVNQKPGKPLFAGKLKDKMVFALPGNPAACLTCFYVYVLPTLAILSGAEANYQQAVLLSIAHDYEVRNTRSQFLKANITNGEAEILTHQNSSMLNSFSVANGLVYVPDGNYELKKGDKVEVYLL from the coding sequence ATGATTTCTGTACAAGAAGCCTTTTCGATATTGCAGGCAAATTTGCCAGTATTGCCACAAACAGAGTATTCTCTTTTTCAAGCGAGAAAACATATTTTGGCACAATCACTGACGTCGCCAATTAACATGCCGCCTTTTCGACAGTCGGCGATGGATGGTTATGCTTTATGTCTGCATGATGCTTTGCAGTATGAAATTATCGGCGAAGTGAAAGCGGGAGATTCTCACAGAGTTGAACTGCTTCCCGGCCAAGCCGTAAAGATTTTTACGGGAGCAGCAGTACCCGATTCGGCACAAGCGATGATCCAGATTGAAAAGGTTACGGCTAATGGAAGGCAATTGTTAGTGGATGAATTGGTACTTCCCGAAACGAATATCAGACCTATTGGCGAACAAATTTCGACAGGGGATTTAGCACTTGAAAAAGGCAAGGTTTTGAATGCAGCTGCGATTGGTTTTTTGGCAGGACTTGGTTTTACAAAAGTCAGCGTTTATCAAAAGCCAAAAGTTGGAATTGTGGTTACAGGCAATGAGCTGTCCAAACCGGGGACATCGCTTGAATATGGGAAAGTGTATGAGAGCAACGGAATTATGCTGCAATCGGCATTGATGGATGCTCATTACGATACAGTTGCTTTATATGAAGTCAATGACGATTTTGAAAACACTAGAAATAAATTGCAAGAAGCTTTAACTGCCAATGATGTAGTATTGGTTTCTGGAGGAATATCGGTTGGTGACTATGATTTTGTAGCGAGGGCTTTGAAAGAACTTGAAGTGGAAACTTTATTTTATAAAGTAAATCAAAAACCTGGAAAACCTTTATTTGCTGGAAAATTAAAAGACAAGATGGTTTTTGCATTGCCAGGAAACCCTGCCGCTTGCCTGACTTGTTTTTATGTGTATGTTCTGCCTACATTGGCAATATTATCTGGTGCGGAAGCTAATTATCAGCAAGCGGTTTTATTGTCTATTGCCCATGATTATGAAGTGAGAAATACACGGTCTCAATTTTTGAAAGCGAATATTACTAACGGAGAAGCAGAAATTTTGACGCACCAAAATTCATCAATGCTCAATTCTTTTTCTGTTGCTAATGGACTGGTTTATGTTCCTGATGGAAATTATGAATTGAAAAAAGGGGATAAAGTTGAGGTGTATTTGTTGTAG
- a CDS encoding urocanate hydratase, with the protein MTFQEQIQQGIPSILPQPKPYETNINHAPKRKEILSDEEKKLSLRNALRYFDPKHHAELIPEFRNELETYGRIYMYRLRPDYKMYARPISEYPGKCEQAKAIMLMIQNNLDYAVAQHPHELITYGGNGAVFSNWAQYLLTMKYLSEMTDEQTLTMYSGHPMGLFPSHKEAPRVVVTNGMVIPNYSQPDDWERMNALGVSQYGQMTAGSYMYIGPQGIVHGTTITVLNGFRKIKRSPRGGLFVTSGLGGMSGAQPKAGNIAGCITVCAEVNAKITHIRHSQGWINEVVENIDNLVKRVALAKANNEIISIAYLGNVVDVWERFDEENLYIDLGSDQTSLHNPWAGGYYPVGISFEEANEMMANNPDLFKEKVQETLRRHTTAINKHTAKGTYFFDYGNAFLLEASRAGADILKEENIAPPSPSGRAGVGIDFRYPSYVQDIMGPMCFDYGFGPFRWVCTSGKPEDLAKTDAIACHVLEEMTKTAPIEIQQQMQDNIQWIKGAQENKLVVGSQARILYADAEGRVKIAEAFNQAIAKDEIGAVVLGRDHHDVSGTDSPYRETSNIYDGSRFTADMAIQNVIGDSFRGATWVSIHNGGGVGWGEVINGGFGMVLDGSKEASRRLASMLFWDVNNGISRRSWARNEGAIFAIKRAMEVEPLLKVTLPNLVDDTLLN; encoded by the coding sequence ATGACTTTTCAAGAACAAATACAACAAGGAATTCCTTCTATATTACCACAGCCAAAACCGTATGAAACCAACATTAACCACGCGCCGAAACGGAAAGAAATCTTGTCTGACGAAGAGAAAAAACTGTCGCTACGAAATGCTTTACGCTATTTTGACCCGAAGCACCACGCTGAATTAATCCCTGAATTTCGCAACGAACTAGAGACTTACGGTCGTATTTACATGTACCGTTTGCGTCCCGATTATAAAATGTATGCCCGCCCAATCTCGGAATATCCTGGAAAATGCGAGCAGGCCAAAGCCATTATGCTGATGATTCAGAACAATCTGGATTATGCGGTGGCGCAGCATCCGCACGAATTGATTACATATGGCGGGAACGGTGCGGTTTTCTCGAACTGGGCGCAATATTTGTTGACGATGAAATACTTATCGGAAATGACCGATGAGCAAACATTGACGATGTATTCAGGACATCCGATGGGGTTATTTCCTTCTCACAAAGAGGCACCGAGAGTTGTGGTTACCAACGGAATGGTAATCCCAAACTACTCTCAACCAGACGACTGGGAGCGAATGAATGCTTTGGGAGTTTCCCAATACGGGCAAATGACCGCAGGAAGCTATATGTACATAGGCCCGCAGGGAATTGTGCATGGAACGACAATCACGGTTTTAAACGGTTTCAGAAAAATAAAACGCAGTCCAAGGGGAGGTTTATTTGTGACTTCTGGATTGGGAGGAATGAGTGGAGCACAACCTAAAGCGGGAAATATTGCGGGCTGTATCACGGTTTGTGCCGAGGTAAATGCTAAAATTACTCACATTCGTCACAGTCAAGGCTGGATAAATGAAGTAGTTGAAAACATTGATAATTTGGTTAAAAGAGTTGCTTTGGCGAAAGCCAATAACGAAATCATTTCTATAGCATACCTCGGAAACGTGGTTGATGTTTGGGAACGATTTGATGAAGAAAACCTTTATATCGATTTGGGTTCCGACCAAACTTCGCTTCACAATCCGTGGGCTGGCGGGTATTATCCGGTTGGAATTTCATTTGAGGAAGCCAATGAAATGATGGCCAACAATCCTGATTTATTCAAGGAAAAAGTACAGGAAACTTTGCGTCGTCACACAACGGCCATCAACAAACATACGGCCAAAGGAACGTATTTCTTTGATTACGGAAATGCATTTTTACTGGAAGCCTCTCGTGCCGGTGCCGATATTTTAAAAGAGGAAAACATTGCTCCTCCCTCTCCTTCGGGGAGGGCTGGGGTGGGGATTGATTTCAGATATCCGAGTTATGTGCAGGACATTATGGGTCCTATGTGTTTTGATTATGGTTTTGGGCCTTTCCGTTGGGTTTGTACTTCCGGAAAGCCTGAAGATTTAGCCAAAACCGATGCTATTGCCTGTCACGTTTTGGAAGAAATGACTAAAACCGCTCCAATAGAAATTCAGCAGCAAATGCAGGATAATATTCAGTGGATAAAAGGTGCACAAGAAAATAAATTGGTTGTGGGTTCACAAGCCCGAATCCTTTATGCCGATGCCGAAGGCCGTGTAAAAATTGCCGAAGCTTTCAATCAGGCGATTGCCAAAGATGAAATAGGAGCGGTTGTTTTGGGCCGTGATCATCACGATGTTTCTGGCACGGATTCCCCTTACCGAGAAACTTCCAATATTTATGACGGATCTCGTTTCACGGCTGATATGGCTATCCAAAACGTGATTGGAGATAGTTTCCGTGGTGCCACCTGGGTTTCCATACACAATGGCGGAGGTGTTGGCTGGGGAGAAGTTATCAACGGTGGTTTTGGAATGGTACTGGACGGTTCCAAAGAAGCTTCCCGTCGCTTGGCATCAATGCTTTTTTGGGATGTAAATAACGGAATTTCCAGAAGAAGCTGGGCTAGAAACGAAGGCGCAATTTTTGCCATAAAACGTGCGATGGAAGTCGAACCTTTATTGAAAGTGACACTACCAAATTTAGTAGATGATACATTATTGAATTAA
- a CDS encoding glucosaminidase domain-containing protein produces the protein MVKKIFLFLLIATLISCGSSKLTIQTTKKPVGWKYSKPIQNGGGGKTASQSSSKTISTSEIVNGYIAQYNSVAMSNMKTYGIPASIILAQGILESGAGQSDLAMNANNHFGIKCHNDWTGDKIYKDDDAANECFRKYNQASESYKDHAMVLTGKNRYAKLFTLPKGDYEAWARGLKDAGYATDPKYPEKLINYIETYNLHEFDTKVLGKSNRKEETKVLVQDDFGTDQVGLYEIQKGDTFYSVSKKFNLTVEELKQKNNLTENTLSIGQKLIVK, from the coding sequence ATGGTCAAGAAAATATTTTTATTTCTCCTGATTGCAACTCTTATAAGTTGCGGTTCTTCAAAATTAACAATTCAAACCACAAAAAAACCGGTGGGATGGAAGTATTCCAAACCAATTCAAAATGGAGGTGGCGGTAAAACAGCTTCTCAGTCTTCTTCCAAAACAATATCGACCAGTGAAATAGTTAATGGATATATCGCTCAATACAATAGTGTTGCAATGAGCAATATGAAAACGTATGGAATTCCCGCAAGTATTATTTTGGCACAAGGAATTTTGGAATCAGGAGCGGGACAAAGTGATTTGGCAATGAATGCCAATAATCATTTTGGCATCAAATGCCATAACGATTGGACAGGTGATAAAATTTATAAAGATGACGATGCTGCAAATGAATGTTTTAGAAAATACAATCAGGCCTCGGAATCGTACAAAGACCACGCAATGGTTTTAACGGGTAAAAACAGGTATGCTAAATTGTTTACTTTGCCAAAAGGGGATTACGAAGCCTGGGCAAGAGGATTGAAAGATGCTGGATATGCTACCGACCCAAAATATCCTGAAAAATTAATTAATTATATTGAAACGTATAATTTACACGAATTTGATACTAAAGTTTTAGGGAAAAGCAACAGAAAAGAAGAAACGAAAGTGTTGGTACAAGATGATTTTGGTACTGACCAAGTTGGTTTGTATGAGATTCAAAAAGGAGATACTTTCTATTCGGTTTCTAAGAAATTCAATTTAACCGTAGAAGAATTAAAACAGAAAAATAATTTAACAGAGAATACCCTTTCGATAGGACAGAAGCTGATCGTCAAGTAA
- a CDS encoding DUF3732 domain-containing protein: MNITIKKLVIFNDKGQSRDIEFEEGLNIITGDSKTGKSAIIEIIDYCLFSSRSSIPKGKITDFGELFVVVFKVNDFYLAVGRPAQKTGNMNYSYLNIESEYDDSLKNMKISYFDNLSLRLIKNDIQTEFEQYIGLAISNLNSDNEVNKLENKGKLSIRDTVSFLFQHQNLIANKHALFYRFDDIIKRKRVIESLPVLLGAVDENYYDLIRQEKEKIREIKTEKIIVEKLKSSKENETFFLRNSIQVYYSLINNVLDENLTLIDLKKIGINLPIPSEILNDQSKLFLEINRYEKERNLKYIEKEIIEKALTDLYQTSDDGYDYAKELVKIHSHQKYSQDSNNLSCPICDSKNISINENISILENSKEKLINELVKLGTFSNDNTPLISELKSNQKKIEKEIIVLTKNINILSIEDKAFNEAKNKREQIIYQKGKIESLIKAFLEANNQKGNSKDLLQLEADLKVIKANLLKYNPEKFKQDSESFLKENMNRICEKLDFEEELKPIDLNFNIEDFSFFHKNKDGKIRLDEMGSGANWLASHLSIFLSFLHLNIKNEKSVIPAFLILDQPSQVYFPRSSKKEEITDEEDLEKFDDNIDQVKNIFKVLNEEIELINTKTGIKPQIIVLEHANDESFEKFIIKDWNKSKAQGLI; this comes from the coding sequence ATGAATATCACAATAAAGAAATTAGTCATTTTTAATGATAAAGGACAATCTAGGGATATAGAATTTGAGGAGGGCCTAAATATAATAACAGGAGATTCAAAAACTGGTAAAAGCGCAATAATTGAAATCATAGATTATTGCCTTTTCTCATCACGCTCAAGTATTCCAAAAGGGAAAATCACTGATTTTGGAGAATTATTTGTAGTTGTTTTTAAAGTAAATGATTTTTATTTAGCTGTTGGTAGACCTGCACAAAAAACAGGCAATATGAATTATTCATATTTGAATATAGAATCCGAATACGACGATTCTTTAAAAAATATGAAAATATCTTATTTTGACAATTTAAGTTTACGCTTAATAAAAAATGACATCCAAACAGAATTTGAGCAATATATTGGCTTAGCTATTAGTAATTTAAATAGTGACAACGAAGTAAATAAATTAGAAAACAAAGGAAAGCTATCTATCAGAGATACTGTTTCGTTCTTATTTCAACATCAAAACTTAATAGCCAATAAACATGCACTATTTTACAGATTTGATGACATAATTAAACGTAAAAGAGTAATAGAATCATTACCTGTACTTTTAGGAGCTGTTGATGAAAATTATTACGATTTGATTAGACAAGAAAAAGAAAAGATTAGAGAAATAAAAACAGAAAAAATTATAGTTGAGAAATTAAAATCATCTAAAGAAAACGAAACTTTCTTTTTAAGAAATTCAATTCAAGTATATTATTCGTTAATAAACAATGTGTTAGATGAAAATTTAACTTTAATCGATTTAAAAAAAATCGGTATAAATTTACCTATTCCTTCTGAGATATTAAATGATCAATCAAAATTATTCCTAGAAATAAATCGATACGAAAAAGAGAGAAACCTTAAATACATTGAAAAAGAGATTATTGAAAAAGCATTGACAGACTTATATCAAACAAGTGACGATGGGTATGATTATGCTAAAGAATTAGTAAAAATACATTCTCATCAAAAGTATAGTCAAGATTCAAATAATTTAAGTTGTCCAATTTGTGACAGTAAAAATATTTCCATAAATGAAAACATATCGATTTTAGAAAATTCAAAAGAGAAATTAATAAATGAGTTGGTTAAATTAGGGACTTTTTCAAATGATAATACCCCTTTAATATCAGAATTAAAATCTAATCAAAAGAAAATTGAAAAAGAAATAATTGTTTTAACAAAGAACATTAATATTCTAAGTATAGAAGACAAGGCATTTAATGAAGCTAAAAATAAAAGAGAGCAAATTATTTATCAAAAAGGAAAAATTGAAAGTTTAATAAAAGCATTTTTAGAAGCAAATAATCAAAAGGGTAACTCAAAAGATTTATTACAATTAGAAGCTGATTTAAAAGTCATTAAGGCGAATTTGTTAAAATACAATCCAGAAAAATTCAAACAAGATTCAGAAAGTTTTCTAAAAGAAAATATGAATAGAATTTGTGAAAAATTAGATTTTGAGGAAGAATTAAAACCAATTGATCTAAATTTTAATATTGAAGATTTCAGTTTCTTTCACAAGAATAAGGATGGTAAAATTAGACTTGACGAAATGGGAAGTGGGGCTAATTGGTTAGCATCTCACTTGTCAATATTTTTATCTTTTTTACATCTCAATATTAAAAATGAAAAATCTGTAATTCCTGCATTTCTAATTCTTGATCAACCAAGCCAAGTTTACTTCCCTAGATCATCCAAAAAAGAAGAAATAACCGACGAAGAAGATTTAGAGAAATTTGATGATAATATCGACCAAGTAAAAAATATTTTTAAAGTTTTAAATGAAGAAATAGAATTAATAAATACTAAAACAGGAATAAAACCTCAAATTATTGTTTTAGAACATGCAAATGATGAAAGTTTTGAAAAGTTTATAATTAAAGATTGGAATAAGTCAAAAGCCCAAGGATTAATATAA